Within Mercenaria mercenaria strain notata chromosome 15, MADL_Memer_1, whole genome shotgun sequence, the genomic segment gtaagttttaaagctgtgtgtagcttctgaattcatttatttccaatctatcttggttgcgcaaccaatataggcaaagggagataataataatttttcaaacttgcgtttctaatgaattccatctaaatacataatttttaatgcaaatattttacaaatattttacaatatgtctaatgTTTATACaattccttaggcaaagtatgtttatcaaatttatacttatgataaaataactctatcttggttgggcaaccaggataggaaaatgaaattttaaaaatacctccagtgaaaatctaatttgtattaagtgttaagtgaacagaAATCAtggtaaatgatcagatgctaaagtttcgaataaatccgttacatggccaaaatctgattatccacctttaatgggTATGTGTATTCCATCATATTTCTGCTCGTAATGGCTACGTATAGATAAAATGCTCAAAACATTCCTTCACGTAATAGCTATGTTAAGATAACTGTCTCGTAATGTATACGTACAGAAAAACATGTTCACAATATTTCTACTTTTAtagataaaatgttcaaaacattCCTTCACGTAATAGCTATGTTAAGATAACTGTCTCGTAATGTATACGTACAGAAAAACATGTACACAATATTTCTACTTTCAATGGCTACAAACCAATAGTTTTTAATATTTACACTCTTAAAGGCTACGTACAAATAAACTACATGTTTACAACATTCATACTCTTAATGAACTGTTCACAAAATTCTTAACCTTTATGGCTTCGTAGATCAATGTacaaaggaaataaaaatgatctaACTTTCTGGACACGTACAGATATAAGTGCTATTTTTTCTGGTATACAAATATAGTATTTTAAAAGGAAGGATACGATATTAAGCAAGATTGTACGAGCGTACGTCAACATACCTCTTTTTTTAATTAGTGgacaatgttttaaaatgttatctaAAACAGCATGAAGGATTGAAAATGTGTAGAATACGGCATTGACATAACTAGATCTAtgcataataacaataataataagaagaataaGTTTTGTAATTATGATTAGAATAATTTCTTCTGTACACGCAAAACTATAATAGTTCTACAAATTGATAACAATGGTCAACCATATAATTTaacaatgtttaaaaattatGAAACTAGCACTGTTCACATGTATAGCAAATTGATAAACTGATTGAATATGATTAATTTCAGGACCAGTAGCAAGTGCCTTATGTCATCGCTTTTCGTGTCGGAGTGTTGTGTTCTGGGGGAGCATACTGTGTTTTATAGGAATTCTTATTTCTGCCTTTGCCCCAAACCTGGAATTTCTCTACTTCAGTTACTGTGTGGTAGGCGGTAAGTATTAAAATTAATATCGATGTTGCTCAATATAGACCTTGCTGGAGCGTTCGTTCTGCGCATGTCACAAAATCATTATcatcggagcgcacggcaaaaatacgcaattTATGCATGTTCGCAaacatttagtgtacaatatataaatgatatgctGACTTAAGGTTAGGGCTAGGATTACCACggttacagaatatatacattaaagatacccGTCATTCCAGTTCCCAGCTAGCAAGCATACAcgggacccatatgggacccatatgggtTCCCATATGGGACCTATATGGGCTacccatatgggacccagatgggttttgcaaaccattttggcatgggtcccatatgggataTACTATATGGGACCAATGTGGGCCCCTTATGGGTCCCAGATCTTATAACCCATGTGGGACCTTTCTGGGTCCCATGTCCCCATGTCGTATATATAGTATGGGCCATTTAGAGGCGTTCTGGAATTGTATGGGTCTTATTGATTGATTGATATTGTCAACTGTCCGAAACATTGTAGCTGCCCATGTAGTTGTTTCAGAATCATTGTGGACCTTTTTATTTTGAGCTATTGCATTTCCAACTCACTTCATCAGATTCTTTGTAAAGGCATtctgtaaagtaaaaaaaaattaatgtcagtCTGAGCATTTGTCCATGAAAATTAAGACTATTTGCAAAAAAAGTAAGTCGTAATTTATAGCTTTAATAtcacctgaaatatattaaattcgagttttttcataattatcattcatcattttcccgtaaattaaatagaaatgcaaaaacagttttgataaataaggtactgattaaacatttaatggaatcatttaaactattatcaacattttctgagaTGTCCTCTCTAAGTTTATAGTATGAGATATTTTTAAGGAAATAGaatgcagatttaaaaaaaagctaatgatgttaaaatagataTCTTATAAGTACGTCAAGTTATTGacgaataattatataattattatgttataataatgtttaaagtattgtacTCACTTTTTCTGCATCGGTACCTTCTGTACATAATGAATAAGCTTGTTCTGTATTGCAGTTTAAACCTCCATCCAATTAACTGAATAGTGTGTAAACCATTGGCGTGActaatagataacatgtgtagagagagatggacccttagttaccatggttacaaacatgtattataaatgttcCATATGTCCAGTATAGCTTtcctgaatattttgaaatgaatgaatgttattattaaaaagtaattacacaaTTTCGAAATAGTTTAGACAACAGTcgaattttaataacaattaggAATAATTTCGGAAATGCAAAAAATCATTTACTAGTATTagtccattttcatgattttgtaacCCTAGTAAttctattttgaaaatacaataaaaatgctataCCCGTCCTTTCTATTATGaagtaagaaaattatcaaacctTCGATCCAACATTCCGGTATGTCTAAtagcatagttttttttttctaacagtttatattgtaaatgttattgcagCTAAGAAGAACGAAACCTTGCATTTTCTTATAGACAGAGACGGCtttaaaacgtcttttaaaagtcgtctttatttcgtaggtaaaacaACGGAAAAGAacgttttttttctgttcacagATGACATGaccataaaacaaacaaataaagacgTCTAcaagacgtcttttgtttgctgggatgggacccatatgggacccttctgggaaacatattttttgagaccaaagaaatgtacatgtattagaattcaaagaaaacatagaaaaaaggaTTGTTATACTAGTGACAACACTTATGGTCTTAAAGTCAAGACGTTGCTGTATCACTTCAATGGGTCCCATATGGCTCTGATGTGTGCAAAtcttacaatatgggacccagatgggaccaTTCTGGGAAACGTGTTTCTttttgagagaaaagaaaacGTAGAGACATTTAGAGAAACCATAAAAAACTATTTTCTATGCTAGATACatcacttttaaacttaaaatgaatgcatTGGTATATCCATCGCTGAGTtattgtatatgggtcccatatgggtccaatgtgggcaaatacttacaatatgggacccagatgggacccttcttggaaacatgtttcttctgatacttcaaaaaatatacaaatttttgaagaaaacttaaaatatgaactTATATACTGGTGACACcacatataaacttaaaatgaatacatttgtaaattaCATCACTGGGACATtatatatgggtcccatatgggaccaATATGGGCCAATACTTACAATAAGGGTCCCATGTGGGACCCATATGGTACATTtgcccagatatagcccatatgggccccatataggcttgcgtgctgggttgtttgaatccggtatataccggagtctgtaatatataaCAGGCGCTCCAGGTAGCGGAAGGACGGCCCAACAGGAGACTGTATTTATAAACTAAATACAAATTAATACGaaggtatagtagtcgcaacttgaccgcgatggttgaccttaggctgattattcatatcgattatttcattatagaaatcaagggtgcttagggtagccgtgtatatttatatggaattagtttgtatacaatgcagtatcaaagtatatatacttacatttgatcagttaaaaccttcCAATACACTTATTCATattcacacaaatttatatttcctctttctcgtgcagctcctgttttacgtacactccttttcaataataggttgtgcttcattatgtattataatgcaaaggtcaaccatcggggtcaagttgcgtccactatactatgtcccaacgataacttgatatttacaaacatgactataaataaattaaaatggaacatagggaattcaacatttttctaacatgttacaatctaaatatttctatattttgtacCAATGACAAATTAGCTCAggggtaaagcatactgtccatgttcaacagatcttttgccgtgtgggttcgaaactcaacATCGACAGtcaatttttatttaattccTTCAagagctctgtgacaacacgacagagaggtatctaaaggcgacattgcagatcagaatagtttagtATATATAAAAGATGATGTTGATTAAATGCATGTACTTTAGCCATGCAAACTCTGAAGATACTAAATGTGTTATATAAAgtcatatatacaaaaacaaaccatcaaagaaagaaacaaaaatacggaagcacaaatgaaaacgaataggaaaaagcaaaaatgaaaactaataggaaaacaaacaaaaacatctgaaaaaaaacccctcatgaggattcgaacccacacaaCGATTCGCTTATATCCAATtcttgtctgcattttacccaactaAGCTATGTTGCCACATACTGGATATTTAAAATggaagaaatactaatatttacttgtcaagtaatgtgcaagcattatgaactgctatttcatcagttatcatgaattagactcgtcctcgcgtttcggcgggaatcacgttatcattggggattagtatgaGCGTGAGTAGGAACACTTAGATTTTTATTGTCCGTACTCCGTATATCTggatgtccgtccgtccgtctgaacTTGTGTCGTGCATTGCTCTATAAGTATTTCACACAGAGCCATAAAATATCATAGAATTGTTATTCAGCAAGTGAAGTTGTGCAAATAGGGTTTTGATTTGACTTTCACTAAGTAAGATCACTAAGTAAGATCAGAGTAAAGGGCCTGAAAATTTTGGTCGCATATATCTCAACATATTTAAACTGGAGTTAGTAAATATTACAGGattgttgttcagcatgtgaaattaTGCACCTCGGGTATTTTGTTTAGGACTTCATTCAGCcaggctgagttatggcccttgacttagtgaaaaaatgcataaaagttCTTGATGTTTGTGTCGCATGTTATTCAAAAAATGTTTGACCTAGATCCATAAAACATTATAGGAAAGTTATTCAGCATTCGATGTTATGCACATGTTTTGTTgggggatttcactcagctagacaAGAGTTACAGCCCTTTACTTAGTTAAAtatacataaagggtctaaaagTTCCTGACACTTGTAACTCAGAAAGTTTTGTCGTAGAGTCTTGAaacattgaaggatttttatataacatgtgaAGTGGTATACCTTGGCTTTTTGTTTAGGATTTCACTCTGCCAGACCAGGGTTGTAGACATTTACTTGGTAAAATATATGCACACTGGGCTTCAAAGTTCGTGTGCACTTGTCCCAGAAAGGAGTCGCGAAACCGTATATATATCAATCAGCATGTGAAGACATGTACTTgtggttttattttaaatttataccccCACTTTTGCGACTTCTACGTCTCCCCGCCCCCGTCCCCGTCTCCCTGCCAACTTCCTCTCTAAAAGTATCTTTTACTGTGTCAGTTTCTCTTGATGTTTTGTTAAGTCATAAATAAGAAACTGTAATAATACTGCACTTATTTCAATAGTTTATTAAATCTTGCTTACTGATGTTACAGGGTTTGGTCGGTGTTTAACCTACACACCGAGTCTCATACTTGTTAACAACTACTTTAACAAACGACGTGGCCTTGCCGTCGGTATAACCACCGCCGGCGTCGGGCTAGGAATGTTCACGTTCCCTCCACTTATTGGTAAGTAAATTTTAACAATTACACATCGCTTTTCTGTGCCTTTATATGAAATGGTACATTTGACAGTTTTTCCGTGTTGGCTGGCGAGACTACGACAATTGATCGGATTTAATTTTTAACACTACGACACTTGATCTTATTGATTTTAACGATTTATCAGCATCCGAATGTATATTAATCATCTTAAGTATATTTAATGACAGAATAATTGCGTTATAACACGTTTCAGATTACTCAAACTTATATGTCTattgattcttttttattttcacaaattatCAGTTTCCAAATGTATATTAACCATCTTCGGTATATTGAAATGACGGACTAATCGCATCATAACAAGTTTCATTTTGCTCAAAATTACGTCTATTGATTCTTCTTGATTTTAACGATTTATCAATTTTCAAATGTATATTAATTAGCTTTAGTATATTGAATGATTAATTTAAGTCCGCCACTATAACTTCTTTGGATTACCATGCAGCATCAGTGTTGGGAGTTCTACGacaagtttattatttttatttacatgctTTTTGCAGAGGGGATATTTGGTCACTATGGTTACCAAGGTGCGATGCTTTTGTTGTCTGCCATCAGTCTACAGACGTTTGTTTGTGCAGCTCTGTTCAGACCAAAGGATCTACATCAGAAGATCTCCAAAACTCAGCGAATAAATGAGTGAGTATAATTATACAATATGTATATAGGTATGTTGCAccaacttttttttcaatgcCAGCGCTGCAAATGCCTTAATCATAAAGATTTAATTGTGCGAAAAAATAATACTGTTAATAGTAGGAAAAGGAGGATTTTGAATCCATGAAAGAGGACAAATATCAGGGACGACTATAAATGTGtgagattgattttttttttcattttaatagatGACAAAACTACATTTTGCATGTACTTAATGTCGTGTTTTAACTTTATCCAGTAGTCGGCAAATACGTACATTCATTATATACCCACTTACTGTAGCGTACAATTATGTATATGTTAAAAGACCTTTGAAAGCTTTCAAATCGAAGTTATATCAAGACTGCTAAATTATTTATTGAAGCgttaaacattttgaatatgtCTCTTTAAATGAATGTCTTTGTAAGTTGATAGAAAAAAAAGCGAGAGATGATTATTTTTTCTCTACAGTCTGGTAAAAATGGCACGTCGTGGAAGTGTTGATGCTAAAATGATTGTTCAGCAGTTTAATCCACAAAAGCCGCGAAATAAACAATTTGACGCTGTTGAGGGCGATGACACATGGCATGGAAGCAGTGAATTTTCCTCTACATTAGAATTCACGTACATACCGGAACCGCCAACGAGAAGAAGATCCGTATTCTTTGACAAAATGTCGCAAGTTAAACAAGTTTTTAAAAGCACACCGACGGAAGAGCGTAGACCATTTCTAGAATTGTCTCTCCTGAAAGACTTTCCGTTTTTGACTCTATGTTTGTCAGTTTTATTGTTTACGTCATCCATGATGTCCGTATTTGTGTTTTTCCCGCCTCTTGCAAGATCAAAAGGCGTGTCTCAGATGCAGTCGTCATTCCTCGTGTCAATAATTGGCGCCAGTGACTCCGTCGCTCGTTTTACTTCCGGTGTCGTGTTGGACATGAAAAAGATAAAACCATACCGGTTGTTAGTGTATAATGGCGTCATGTTTGGGGTTGGAATCGTATGTATGATTATGCCATCCATCGAAGGATTTGGAGGGTTCGCTGCA encodes:
- the LOC128549069 gene encoding monocarboxylate transporter 12-like; amino-acid sequence: MTVPEDRDSNGSRDGGKIIPEDADGMESEMLISAKNSQSENIETEKQNGSPAVASSVTESQEKRVEFELQETDKKDDSKETKPEEAALMSIEMSQQASWMPDGGWGWAVVIGGVIVHIYVGGLMKASGVMYMKLRDKFNQSAVATAWVFSLFTTFLLIMGPVASALCHRFSCRSVVFWGSILCFIGILISAFAPNLEFLYFSYCVVGGFGRCLTYTPSLILVNNYFNKRRGLAVGITTAGVGLGMFTFPPLIEGIFGHYGYQGAMLLLSAISLQTFVCAALFRPKDLHQKISKTQRINDLVKMARRGSVDAKMIVQQFNPQKPRNKQFDAVEGDDTWHGSSEFSSTLEFTYIPEPPTRRRSVFFDKMSQVKQVFKSTPTEERRPFLELSLLKDFPFLTLCLSVLLFTSSMMSVFVFFPPLARSKGVSQMQSSFLVSIIGASDSVARFTSGVVLDMKKIKPYRLLVYNGVMFGVGIVCMIMPSIEGFGGFAAIAACYGIFTGTYVAQKSVVVVDVLGLEKMTSSFGLLLGFQGIGSLVGPTVSGLFRDIFGSYNEAFYFGGLGIFFGGLVLMCGNTWKIIRDRRAKRKEKKTDTADV